The following proteins are encoded in a genomic region of Thermococcus zilligii AN1:
- a CDS encoding DUF2666 domain-containing protein has translation MSRSVEDHVMFTAKHGSWKVADKLLDVDDRARIAHFLAMVSNTVNSKIPEYLTGVMNVAGIMSLAEELARGDLTKVVSSLKSPGTSKKLGDLVFEDDKTLKKLLVDVARAVLVRMTLSRFVPVSYPEGELAEVRVVFPFPDDHVNFTAKHGEWIVVKRLIIDDATPMVDVARLLASINETTTLKIPVYADIDLEGIEEWFGGLKKVKKSEIPTVIEKYLHFQPSSFAPAEFEGHARVYALRKALEVIDLPLDVPAKSLEKYLEKK, from the coding sequence ATGTCAAGGAGCGTTGAAGATCACGTAATGTTCACCGCGAAACACGGTAGCTGGAAGGTCGCCGATAAGTTGCTGGACGTAGACGACAGGGCCAGGATTGCCCACTTCCTGGCGATGGTTTCCAACACCGTCAACTCGAAGATCCCGGAGTACCTCACCGGGGTTATGAACGTCGCCGGGATAATGAGCCTTGCCGAGGAGCTGGCGAGGGGCGACCTTACGAAGGTGGTCTCATCCCTTAAGTCTCCGGGAACTTCCAAGAAGCTCGGTGACCTCGTCTTTGAGGACGATAAGACTCTCAAGAAGCTTCTGGTGGACGTGGCCAGGGCGGTTCTCGTCAGGATGACGCTTTCCAGGTTCGTCCCGGTCTCTTATCCAGAGGGGGAGCTGGCAGAGGTCAGGGTTGTCTTTCCCTTCCCGGATGATCACGTTAATTTCACGGCCAAACACGGGGAGTGGATAGTCGTTAAAAGGCTCATAATAGACGACGCAACACCCATGGTTGACGTCGCGAGGCTCCTCGCCAGCATAAACGAGACAACGACCCTTAAAATACCTGTCTATGCCGATATAGACCTTGAGGGGATCGAGGAGTGGTTTGGTGGCCTTAAGAAGGTTAAAAAGTCGGAGATTCCGACCGTTATTGAGAAATACCTCCACTTCCAGCCCTCATCCTTTGCCCCGGCGGAATTTGAAGGGCACGCGAGGGTTTATGCCCTCAGAAAGGCGCTTGAGGTTATAGACCTCCCCCTGGACGTTCCGGCTAAGAGCCTTGAGAAGTACCTGGAAAAGAAATGA
- a CDS encoding Rid family detoxifying hydrolase, whose amino-acid sequence MEKQIVIPPGAPSPIGPYSPGILASGRLLFVSGQIPVDPATGKLVEGSFEEKVRQTLRNLLSVVEGAGGSAENVVKVTVYLRDIGKYDEFNRVYSEFFSESKPARAVVEVSNLPKGVDIEVEAIAVF is encoded by the coding sequence ATGGAGAAGCAAATCGTGATCCCTCCCGGGGCTCCCTCTCCCATCGGGCCGTACAGCCCGGGTATCCTTGCCTCCGGGAGGCTTCTCTTCGTTTCGGGCCAGATCCCAGTTGACCCCGCAACAGGAAAGCTCGTTGAGGGCAGCTTTGAGGAGAAAGTCAGACAGACTCTGAGAAACCTCCTCTCGGTCGTTGAAGGTGCCGGAGGGAGTGCCGAGAACGTGGTAAAGGTAACGGTATACCTCAGGGACATTGGGAAGTACGATGAGTTCAACAGGGTTTACTCAGAGTTTTTCAGTGAATCCAAGCCCGCCAGAGCGGTGGTTGAGGTTTCAAACCTTCCCAAGGGTGTGGACATCGAGGTGGAGGCCATAGCGGTGTTTTGA